In Hallerella succinigenes, the following are encoded in one genomic region:
- the dapA gene encoding 4-hydroxy-tetrahydrodipicolinate synthase produces MQITNASQLCGVFPALFTPLKDDDPKNLHNSIDYEKMKKMIDDLINAGVSGILPVGTTGQSATVTHKQHLDIIKFTLDYVDGRVPVIAGAGSNCTRESVEMIQEVEKIAEVPVLCVTGYYNNPSQEGIEKHFKTLSSETGAKIIIYNVPGRTASYVHPDTLISLSEDKNIIGLKQAVDFRIGEKYHEDTVRVIKETKNNDFSVLSGEDGFFIDMLELGGTGLVSATANIPEAAKIFVDLYNAFQKGEAQKCDDLQDAARDFVEATFCRKNPIPLGTMFNSPLFQPMSSVRDTARGDEAEARIMKLIREKAPSLLKYHA; encoded by the coding sequence ATGCAGATTACAAACGCTTCTCAACTTTGCGGGGTTTTTCCCGCCCTCTTTACGCCCCTTAAGGACGACGATCCCAAGAACCTTCATAATTCGATCGATTATGAAAAAATGAAAAAGATGATCGACGACCTGATCAACGCGGGCGTTTCCGGCATTCTCCCTGTCGGCACCACTGGTCAGAGTGCGACGGTTACCCACAAGCAGCATTTGGACATCATCAAGTTCACGCTCGACTACGTGGACGGTCGCGTTCCGGTCATTGCCGGCGCTGGCTCCAACTGCACCCGTGAATCTGTCGAAATGATTCAGGAAGTGGAAAAGATTGCCGAAGTCCCTGTCCTCTGCGTTACGGGCTATTACAACAACCCGTCCCAGGAAGGCATCGAAAAGCATTTCAAGACCTTGAGCTCCGAAACCGGCGCGAAGATCATCATTTACAACGTCCCGGGCCGTACCGCAAGCTACGTCCATCCGGACACCTTGATTTCCCTCTCCGAAGACAAGAACATCATCGGCCTTAAGCAGGCTGTGGATTTCCGCATCGGCGAAAAGTATCATGAAGACACCGTCCGTGTGATCAAGGAAACCAAGAACAACGACTTTTCCGTTCTTTCCGGCGAAGACGGATTCTTCATCGACATGCTCGAACTCGGCGGCACGGGCCTTGTGAGCGCAACGGCGAACATTCCGGAAGCCGCAAAGATCTTTGTCGACCTTTACAACGCATTCCAGAAGGGTGAAGCCCAGAAGTGCGACGACCTGCAGGATGCTGCCCGCGATTTCGTCGAAGCCACGTTCTGCCGCAAGAACCCGATTCCTCTTGGAACGATGTTCAACAGCCCGCTATTCCAGCCGATGAGCAGCGTCCGCGATACAGCTCGGGGTGACGAAGCAGAAGCTCGCATCATGAAGCTCATCCGCGAAAAGGCACCTTCCCTTCTCAAGTATCACGCGTAA